A portion of the Pseudomonas synxantha BG33R genome contains these proteins:
- the can gene encoding carbonate dehydratase, with amino-acid sequence MNELQDLLDNNERWADAIKQEDPEFFAKLARQQTPEYLWIGCSDARVPANEIVGMLPGDLFVHRNVANVVLHTDLNCLSVIQYAVDVLKVKHILVTGHYGCGGVRASMQDRQFGLIDGWLRTIRDLYYENRELLAQLPTEEERVDRMCELNVIQQVANVGHTSIVQNAWHRGQSLSIHGCIYGIKDGRWKSLNTTISGFEQLPPQYRLRPLGEA; translated from the coding sequence ATGAACGAACTACAAGACCTGCTTGATAACAACGAACGCTGGGCGGATGCGATCAAACAGGAAGATCCCGAATTCTTCGCCAAGCTCGCCCGCCAGCAAACCCCGGAATACCTTTGGATCGGTTGCTCCGACGCGCGGGTGCCGGCCAATGAGATCGTCGGCATGTTGCCCGGTGATCTGTTCGTGCACCGCAACGTGGCTAACGTGGTGCTGCACACCGACCTTAATTGCCTGTCGGTGATTCAGTACGCGGTGGACGTGCTCAAGGTCAAACACATCCTCGTCACGGGGCACTATGGTTGCGGCGGCGTGCGTGCGTCGATGCAGGACCGCCAGTTCGGCCTGATCGACGGCTGGCTGCGCACTATTCGTGATCTCTACTACGAGAACCGCGAACTGCTGGCTCAACTGCCAACTGAAGAAGAACGCGTTGACCGCATGTGTGAACTCAATGTGATCCAGCAGGTGGCCAATGTCGGTCACACCAGCATTGTGCAAAATGCCTGGCATCGTGGGCAGAGCCTGTCGATCCATGGCTGCATCTACGGCATCAAGGACGGTCGCTGGAAGAGCTTGAACACCACCATCAGTGGCTTCGAGCAACTGCCGCCGCAATACCGCCTGCGTCCGTTGGGCGAAGCCTAG
- the acpA gene encoding acid phosphatase — protein sequence MSDEHNDRPAPNSAPNTPVDTSRRRFLGGAAVLGVGATLSACGHTSEAPSTPVARPLTPQELDKALSDQVKTVVVIYAENRSFNNLFADFPGLEKPLSALSATDTRQRDRDGSVLASLPPTWGGVLQVGPQTVDGVTYPSGVQFQENLPNAPFALKGPNAEDLPLSLVTRDLWHVFYQNQMQINGGKNDGFVAWGDAGGLVMGHYAQSRYSLRLWDVAREFVLCDNFFQGAFGGSFLNHHYLISATAPVYPNAAQSVAKAQIATLQSDDPTDTRLKPLDASPASAMTGPPQFGPSALTPDGYAVNTLAPPYWPTWIRDPQNPDYSKPDLPNVLVPQTHEHIGDKLSKKNVDWAWYAGAWQATLEQFKDSGGIPKIPNFQYHHQPFNYFKQQGPQNRAERDKRLRDGGLGDESSTNKFFADAQAGKLPAVSFYKPQGNLNMHAGYADIASGDRHIARALKVLQESPQWKNMVVVVTVDENGGWWDHVAPPKGDRWGPGTRVPALVVSPFARKGTVDHTVYDTASILRLITRVFQLETLDGLKQRDDAMIARGQKPMGDLTNALQFHP from the coding sequence ATGAGTGACGAGCACAACGACCGCCCTGCCCCCAACTCTGCCCCCAACACGCCGGTCGACACCAGCCGTCGGCGCTTCCTCGGCGGTGCGGCGGTGTTGGGGGTAGGCGCGACCTTGAGTGCCTGCGGCCATACCAGCGAAGCACCGAGCACACCGGTAGCCCGGCCGCTCACACCCCAGGAGCTGGACAAGGCCTTGAGCGACCAGGTTAAAACCGTGGTGGTGATCTACGCCGAGAACCGCAGCTTCAACAACCTGTTTGCCGATTTCCCCGGGCTTGAAAAACCACTGTCAGCGTTATCTGCCACTGACACCCGGCAGCGCGACCGCGACGGTAGTGTGCTGGCCAGCCTGCCGCCCACATGGGGCGGTGTGTTGCAAGTCGGCCCGCAAACGGTGGACGGAGTGACCTACCCCAGCGGTGTGCAATTCCAGGAAAACCTGCCCAACGCACCGTTTGCCCTCAAGGGCCCGAACGCCGAAGACCTGCCATTGAGCTTGGTGACCCGCGACCTGTGGCACGTGTTCTATCAAAACCAGATGCAGATCAACGGTGGCAAGAACGACGGTTTTGTCGCCTGGGGCGATGCCGGGGGCCTGGTGATGGGCCATTACGCCCAAAGTCGTTATTCCCTGCGCCTGTGGGACGTGGCCAGGGAGTTTGTGCTCTGCGATAACTTTTTCCAGGGCGCATTTGGCGGCTCGTTTCTTAACCACCACTACCTGATCAGCGCCACGGCGCCGGTTTATCCCAATGCCGCGCAGTCGGTGGCCAAGGCGCAGATCGCCACGCTGCAAAGCGATGACCCCACCGACACGCGCCTCAAGCCGCTGGACGCGTCCCCGGCCAGCGCCATGACCGGCCCGCCGCAGTTCGGCCCCAGCGCACTGACCCCGGACGGTTACGCCGTAAACACCCTGGCCCCGCCGTATTGGCCCACCTGGATTCGTGATCCGCAAAACCCGGATTATTCAAAGCCTGACCTGCCCAACGTACTGGTGCCGCAAACCCACGAGCACATTGGCGACAAGCTCTCGAAAAAGAACGTCGACTGGGCCTGGTACGCCGGCGCGTGGCAAGCCACTTTGGAGCAGTTCAAGGACTCAGGCGGTATCCCCAAGATTCCAAACTTCCAGTACCACCACCAGCCGTTCAACTACTTCAAGCAGCAAGGTCCGCAAAACCGTGCGGAACGTGATAAACGCCTGCGCGACGGCGGCTTGGGGGATGAATCAAGCACGAACAAGTTCTTCGCCGATGCCCAGGCCGGCAAGCTGCCGGCCGTTAGTTTCTACAAACCCCAAGGCAACCTGAACATGCACGCCGGTTATGCCGATATCGCCTCGGGTGACCGCCATATCGCCCGCGCCTTGAAGGTGCTGCAAGAAAGCCCGCAGTGGAAAAACATGGTAGTGGTGGTCACCGTCGATGAAAACGGTGGCTGGTGGGACCATGTGGCGCCGCCCAAGGGTGACCGCTGGGGCCCGGGCACGCGGGTGCCGGCCCTGGTGGTGTCGCCGTTTGCGCGCAAAGGCACGGTTGACCACACGGTGTACGACACTGCATCGATCCTGCGTTTGATCACCCGGGTGTTCCAATTGGAGACTCTGGACGGCCTCAAGCAGCGTGACGACGCGATGATCGCCCGCGGCCAGAAGCCCATGGGCGACCTGACCAACGCTTTGCAATTTCACCCGTAG
- a CDS encoding nucleotidyltransferase family protein produces the protein MKPSTALDLQRAAVREVIGHFQISNPRVFGSVLTGTDQEGSDLDLLVDAPPGTTLFDLGGLQVELEDLLGVNVDLLTPGDLPLKFRAKVLAEARPV, from the coding sequence GTGAAACCTTCAACTGCACTTGATCTACAACGAGCAGCTGTCAGAGAAGTGATAGGACATTTCCAAATATCAAACCCGAGAGTATTTGGGTCTGTATTAACGGGTACCGACCAAGAAGGCAGTGATCTTGATTTGTTGGTTGATGCGCCACCGGGGACAACTCTTTTTGATCTTGGCGGGTTGCAGGTCGAGCTTGAGGACTTGTTAGGCGTCAATGTCGACCTGTTGACGCCTGGCGACTTGCCTTTGAAATTTCGCGCCAAGGTGTTGGCTGAGGCCCGTCCTGTATGA
- a CDS encoding short-chain fatty acid transporter: MADAIEESRYARFALRCSNFAERWFPDSWVFAALAVIIVAVATLSMGAAPAEAAKAFGAGFWSLIPFTMQMAFVVIGGYVVASSPPAVKLIDRLARIPKNGRSAVAWVALISMVASLLNWGLSLVFGGLLVRALARRTDLRMDYRAAGAAAYLGLGAVWALGLSSSAAQLQANPASLPPSILSITGMIPFTETIFLWQSGVLLLALIVVSLIIAYATAPGPNSARDAKACGVDPAFNLTKPQPPTRPGEWLEHSPLLTILLALLAAGWLFHEFSTKPAISAISGLNTYNFLFIMVGALLHWRPRSFLDAVARAVPTTTGVLIQFPLYGSIAALMTVVKGGDGQTLAHHISTFFTSIASHDTYALLMGVYSAVLGFFIPSGGGKWIIEAPYVMQVANDLQYHLGWAVQIYNAAEALPNLINPFYMLPLLGVLGLKARDLIGFSFVQLLVHTPLVLFLLWALGTTLKYLPPVMP, from the coding sequence ATGGCCGATGCTATCGAAGAAAGCCGCTACGCTCGATTTGCTCTGCGTTGTTCCAATTTTGCCGAGCGCTGGTTTCCCGACTCCTGGGTGTTTGCCGCCCTCGCGGTGATTATCGTCGCCGTGGCGACCCTGAGCATGGGCGCAGCGCCCGCCGAAGCGGCCAAGGCATTTGGCGCCGGGTTCTGGAGCCTGATCCCGTTCACCATGCAGATGGCGTTTGTGGTGATCGGCGGTTATGTAGTCGCCAGTTCGCCGCCCGCGGTGAAGTTGATCGACCGCTTGGCGCGCATTCCCAAGAACGGTCGTTCGGCGGTAGCCTGGGTGGCGTTGATTTCCATGGTGGCATCGTTGCTCAACTGGGGCTTGTCCCTGGTGTTCGGCGGTTTGCTGGTGCGGGCGTTGGCCCGTCGTACCGATTTGCGCATGGACTACCGCGCCGCCGGCGCTGCGGCATACCTGGGCCTCGGTGCCGTGTGGGCGTTGGGGCTTTCGTCGTCAGCGGCACAGTTGCAGGCCAACCCGGCCAGCTTGCCGCCGTCGATCCTGTCGATCACCGGGATGATCCCGTTCACCGAAACGATCTTCCTGTGGCAATCCGGTGTGCTGCTTCTGGCGCTGATCGTGGTGTCGCTGATCATCGCCTACGCCACCGCGCCAGGCCCCAACAGTGCCCGGGATGCCAAGGCCTGCGGCGTCGACCCGGCCTTTAACCTGACCAAGCCGCAACCGCCGACGCGTCCGGGGGAATGGCTGGAACACAGCCCGTTGCTGACAATCCTGTTGGCATTGCTGGCAGCCGGCTGGCTGTTCCATGAGTTCTCGACCAAGCCGGCGATCAGCGCCATCTCCGGGCTCAACACCTATAACTTCCTGTTCATCATGGTCGGCGCCCTGCTGCACTGGCGCCCGCGCAGCTTCCTCGATGCCGTGGCCCGTGCGGTGCCGACCACCACCGGCGTGCTGATCCAGTTCCCGCTGTACGGCTCGATTGCCGCGCTGATGACGGTGGTCAAGGGCGGTGACGGCCAGACCCTGGCGCACCATATCTCGACGTTCTTCACCTCCATCGCCTCCCACGACACCTACGCGCTGCTGATGGGCGTGTATTCGGCGGTGCTGGGTTTCTTCATCCCATCGGGTGGCGGCAAGTGGATTATCGAGGCGCCCTATGTGATGCAAGTGGCCAATGACCTGCAATACCACCTGGGCTGGGCGGTGCAGATCTACAACGCCGCCGAGGCACTGCCGAACTTGATCAACCCGTTCTATATGCTGCCGCTGCTGGGGGTGTTGGGGCTGAAGGCGCGGGACTTGATCGGGTTTTCGTTTGTGCAGTTGCTGGTGCATACGCCGCTGGTGTTGTTTTTGCTGTGGGCGCTGGGGACGACGTTGAAATATTTGCCGCCTGTGATGCCCTGA
- a CDS encoding MFS transporter — MTATFSPRAQRFSRSDYKTLGLAALGGALEIYDFIIFVFFALTLSQLFFPPEMPEWLRLLQSFGIFVTGYLARPLGGILMAHFADHLGRKRVFSLSILMMALPCLLIGIMPTYAQIGYFAPLILLALRVLQGAAVGGEVPSAWTFVAEHAPRHHRGYALGFLQAGLTFGYLLGALTATLLAQVFTPTEILDYAWRFPFLLGGVFGVIGVWLRRWLSETPVFLQMQARRQAAAEMPLRTVLREHRAVLLPAMILTCVLTSAVVVLVVITPTMMQKTFGMSPSHTFALSALGIVFLNIGCVLAGLLVDRIGAWRAVLVYSLLLPVGIFILYASLISGGVWLGAAYAVAGLSCGVVGAVPSVMVGLFPAQVRVSGISFTYNIAYALWASTTPLLLIALMPTSPWVCVGYCVVMGAVGVGSVALFGKRHTLAA, encoded by the coding sequence ATGACTGCCACCTTTTCCCCACGGGCGCAGCGTTTTTCCCGCTCCGACTACAAAACCCTGGGCCTGGCCGCCTTGGGTGGAGCCCTGGAAATCTACGACTTCATTATCTTCGTGTTCTTTGCGCTGACCCTCAGCCAACTGTTCTTCCCGCCCGAGATGCCCGAGTGGCTGCGCCTGTTGCAAAGCTTCGGCATCTTCGTCACCGGCTACCTCGCCCGTCCGCTGGGCGGCATCCTGATGGCGCACTTTGCCGACCACCTGGGGCGCAAGCGCGTATTCAGCTTGAGCATCCTGATGATGGCCTTGCCCTGCCTGCTGATCGGCATCATGCCGACCTACGCGCAAATCGGTTATTTCGCGCCGCTGATCCTGCTGGCACTGCGCGTGCTGCAAGGTGCTGCGGTGGGCGGCGAAGTGCCTAGCGCCTGGACCTTCGTTGCCGAGCACGCACCGCGCCACCATCGCGGCTACGCCTTGGGCTTTTTGCAAGCGGGCCTGACCTTCGGTTACCTGCTGGGCGCATTGACCGCGACCTTGCTTGCGCAAGTCTTCACCCCCACCGAAATCCTCGACTACGCCTGGCGTTTCCCGTTCCTGCTCGGCGGCGTATTCGGCGTGATTGGCGTATGGCTGCGTCGCTGGCTCAGCGAAACCCCGGTGTTCCTCCAAATGCAGGCGCGTCGCCAGGCCGCCGCCGAAATGCCATTACGCACCGTGCTGCGCGAGCATCGCGCCGTGCTGTTGCCGGCCATGATCCTGACCTGCGTACTCACCTCAGCCGTGGTGGTGCTGGTGGTCATCACCCCGACCATGATGCAGAAAACCTTCGGCATGAGCCCCAGCCACACCTTCGCCCTGAGCGCGTTGGGCATCGTCTTCCTGAATATCGGCTGCGTCCTCGCCGGCCTGCTGGTGGACCGCATCGGCGCGTGGCGCGCGGTGCTGGTCTATAGCCTGTTGCTGCCGGTAGGGATTTTTATCCTGTACGCCAGCCTGATCAGCGGCGGCGTGTGGCTGGGCGCGGCGTACGCCGTGGCAGGCTTGAGCTGCGGCGTGGTGGGCGCGGTGCCGTCGGTGATGGTCGGGCTGTTTCCGGCGCAGGTGCGGGTATCGGGCATTTCCTTCACCTACAACATTGCCTATGCGCTGTGGGCGAGTACTACGCCGCTGCTGTTGATCGCGCTGATGCCGACCAGCCCGTGGGTCTGCGTGGGGTATTGCGTGGTGATGGGGGCGGTGGGGGTGGGAAGTGTGGCGTTATTTGGCAAACGCCACACCTTGGCCGCCTGA
- a CDS encoding gluconate:H+ symporter, with the protein MELSTAAWMVHDTRLMLCVLLAIASIIVLISATKLPPFLSILIGTFIAGVGAGLPPEEVAKAFSKGAGAILGEAGIIIALGAMLGALMAESGAADRIATTLLGLGKGKSLPWVMALVAMVIGLPLFFEVGLVMMVPIIFVMAKRSNQPLLKIAIPALAGMTTLHALMPPHPGPLIAVGALHADLGLTMLLGFCLAVPAVILAGPLYGNWLSKRLHVDEPAEIGALFSAPPKAPRQPSFGVSLLIILLPVILMLGSTLAKVALAPESPLGLTLKFLGEPLIALGLAVIAAVICLGWAAGMPRADVGNTLRKALAPIAVLLLTIGAGGGLKQTLLDAGVSQTISKVAEGAHMPYLLLAWLIAVALRQATGSATVATTTTAGILAPMMVGLAATQSSLVALAIGAGSVFFCHVNDAGFWMVREYFGLQLKQTIWVWSVLQTIVSVVGLVGTLLLWHFLT; encoded by the coding sequence TTGGAGTTATCGACTGCCGCGTGGATGGTTCACGACACCCGCCTTATGCTCTGCGTCCTGCTGGCCATCGCGAGCATCATCGTGCTGATCAGCGCGACCAAATTGCCGCCGTTCCTGTCGATTCTGATCGGTACCTTTATCGCCGGTGTGGGTGCCGGTCTGCCACCAGAGGAAGTGGCCAAAGCGTTCAGCAAGGGCGCCGGGGCGATTCTGGGTGAGGCCGGGATTATCATTGCCCTGGGCGCAATGCTCGGCGCGCTGATGGCCGAATCCGGCGCAGCCGACCGTATCGCCACTACCTTGCTTGGGCTGGGCAAAGGCAAGTCATTGCCGTGGGTGATGGCGCTGGTCGCCATGGTGATCGGCCTGCCGCTGTTCTTTGAAGTGGGCCTGGTGATGATGGTGCCGATCATCTTTGTGATGGCCAAGCGCTCGAACCAGCCGCTGCTGAAAATCGCCATCCCGGCATTGGCGGGCATGACCACTCTGCACGCCCTGATGCCGCCGCACCCGGGGCCGCTGATTGCCGTGGGCGCGTTGCACGCCGACCTGGGCCTGACCATGTTGCTGGGCTTTTGCCTGGCGGTACCGGCGGTGATCCTGGCCGGGCCGCTCTACGGCAACTGGCTGTCCAAGCGCCTGCATGTGGATGAACCCGCCGAGATCGGCGCACTGTTCAGCGCACCGCCCAAGGCCCCGCGCCAGCCGAGCTTTGGGGTGTCATTGCTGATCATTCTGTTGCCGGTGATCCTGATGCTCGGCAGCACGCTGGCCAAAGTCGCGCTGGCGCCGGAAAGCCCCCTCGGCCTGACCTTGAAATTTCTCGGTGAACCGCTGATCGCCCTCGGCCTGGCCGTCATCGCCGCAGTGATTTGCCTCGGCTGGGCCGCAGGCATGCCACGCGCCGACGTCGGCAACACCTTGCGCAAAGCCCTGGCGCCCATCGCCGTGTTGCTGCTGACCATCGGCGCCGGTGGCGGCCTCAAGCAAACCCTGCTGGACGCAGGCGTCAGCCAGACCATCAGCAAGGTCGCCGAAGGCGCGCATATGCCCTACCTGTTGCTGGCCTGGCTGATCGCCGTGGCCCTGCGCCAAGCCACCGGCTCGGCCACAGTCGCTACCACTACGACGGCGGGCATCCTCGCGCCGATGATGGTCGGGTTGGCGGCAACGCAAAGCTCATTGGTCGCCCTCGCGATTGGCGCCGGCTCGGTGTTTTTTTGTCACGTCAACGACGCCGGGTTCTGGATGGTGCGTGAGTACTTTGGCTTGCAGTTGAAGCAGACGATATGGGTGTGGTCCGTGTTGCAGACGATTGTTTCGGTGGTTGGGTTGGTGGGTACCTTGTTGCTCTGGCACTTCCTGACCTGA
- a CDS encoding cation diffusion facilitator family transporter has translation MSAGHSHAQVRAGHERKLWIALGLTGSFMLAEVIGAFVTGSLALLSDAAHMMTDALALAISLVAIQVAKRPADRKRTFGYARFEILAAAFNALLLFAVAFYILYEAYQRLQAPAEIQSTGMLVIALLGLVVNLISMRLLSAASGESLNVKGAYLEVWSDMLGSVGVIIAALVIMFTGWGWVDSVVAAAIGFWVLPRTWTLLKASMNILLQGVPEGVDIEQVEQGIRSVPGVKDVHDLHIWALTSGKNVLSTHLVADASQGTEQQILSRVTELLHEQFDISHATIQVEGEGFQHDDHDDVHA, from the coding sequence ATGAGCGCAGGACACAGCCACGCCCAAGTACGCGCCGGTCACGAACGCAAGTTATGGATCGCCCTGGGGCTGACCGGCAGCTTCATGCTGGCCGAAGTCATCGGCGCCTTTGTCACCGGCAGCCTCGCGCTGTTGTCCGATGCGGCGCACATGATGACCGACGCCCTGGCCCTGGCGATTTCCCTGGTGGCGATCCAGGTCGCCAAGCGCCCGGCAGATCGCAAGCGCACCTTCGGGTATGCGCGGTTCGAGATTCTGGCGGCCGCGTTCAATGCATTGCTGCTGTTCGCCGTGGCGTTCTACATCTTGTACGAGGCTTACCAGCGGCTGCAGGCGCCCGCCGAGATCCAGTCCACCGGCATGTTGGTGATTGCGCTGCTGGGGCTGGTCGTCAACCTGATCTCCATGCGCCTGCTCAGCGCGGCCAGCGGCGAGAGCCTTAACGTCAAGGGTGCCTATCTGGAAGTCTGGAGCGACATGCTCGGCTCCGTCGGCGTGATCATTGCCGCGCTGGTGATCATGTTCACCGGCTGGGGTTGGGTCGATTCCGTGGTCGCGGCCGCCATCGGCTTTTGGGTATTGCCGCGCACCTGGACCCTGCTCAAGGCGAGCATGAACATCCTGCTTCAGGGTGTGCCGGAAGGCGTCGATATCGAGCAGGTGGAGCAGGGCATCCGCAGCGTGCCTGGGGTCAAGGACGTGCACGACCTGCACATCTGGGCCCTCACCAGTGGCAAGAATGTGCTGAGTACGCATTTGGTCGCGGATGCGTCCCAGGGTACTGAGCAACAGATCCTCAGCCGAGTGACGGAGTTACTGCACGAGCAATTCGATATTTCCCATGCCACGATCCAGGTCGAGGGCGAGGGTTTTCAGCATGACGATCACGACGACGTGCATGCCTGA
- a CDS encoding TolC family protein, with protein sequence MAISVRTLLGAAALAMWISANAAQAQPLTLDAALQTAFANNPDLAAAQWEIDIAQGGRQQAGLIPNPVASWDAEDTRRNSRTTSIKLSQTLELGGKRGARIEVATRAQDAAALTLEQRRNLLRAEVIDSYYGALRAQERLDLAQRSMTLAERGLVVANGRVTAGKSSPVEATRAQVQVSEIRLELNRAQIGLTDAYRRLATSTGSAATDFQAVATPSTSAPALPAAAPLLARLEQTAELRLAELNIVQNEASVGLEKAQRIPDLDVSIGSQYDASVRERVNLVGVSMPIPLFNRNQGNILAATRRADQARDLRNAAELRLRTETRQALDLWQTANTEVRAFNQQILPAAQSAVDSATRGFEMGKFNFLDVLDAQRTLIAARTQYLAATAQATDAWVRIERIYGDLARF encoded by the coding sequence ATGGCAATTTCCGTTAGAACACTGTTGGGGGCGGCGGCATTGGCAATGTGGATATCCGCAAACGCCGCCCAGGCACAACCCCTCACCCTCGATGCAGCGCTGCAAACCGCCTTCGCCAACAACCCGGACCTGGCGGCCGCACAATGGGAAATCGACATCGCCCAGGGCGGCCGCCAGCAGGCCGGCTTGATCCCCAACCCGGTGGCCTCCTGGGACGCCGAAGACACCCGCCGCAACAGCCGCACTACCAGCATCAAGCTCAGCCAGACCCTGGAACTGGGCGGCAAGCGCGGTGCGCGCATCGAGGTGGCCACTCGCGCCCAGGATGCCGCCGCGCTGACCCTGGAGCAGCGCCGCAACCTGTTGCGCGCCGAGGTCATCGACAGCTATTACGGCGCTCTGCGCGCTCAGGAGCGCCTCGACCTGGCGCAACGCTCAATGACGCTTGCCGAACGCGGCCTGGTGGTCGCCAACGGGCGCGTCACCGCCGGCAAGTCATCACCGGTGGAAGCCACCCGCGCCCAGGTGCAGGTATCGGAAATCCGCCTGGAACTGAACCGCGCCCAGATTGGCCTCACTGACGCCTACCGCCGCCTGGCCACCAGTACCGGCAGCGCGGCCACCGACTTCCAGGCCGTCGCCACGCCAAGCACCTCCGCGCCGGCGTTACCCGCCGCCGCGCCATTGCTGGCCCGTCTTGAGCAAACCGCCGAACTGCGCCTGGCCGAACTCAATATTGTGCAGAACGAAGCCAGCGTGGGCCTGGAAAAAGCCCAGCGCATTCCGGACCTGGATGTGTCCATCGGCAGCCAGTATGACGCCAGCGTGCGCGAGCGGGTCAACCTAGTGGGCGTGTCGATGCCGATCCCGCTGTTCAACCGCAACCAGGGCAACATCCTCGCGGCCACTCGACGCGCCGACCAGGCCCGCGACCTGCGCAACGCCGCCGAGCTGCGCCTGCGCACCGAAACCCGCCAGGCCCTGGACCTGTGGCAAACGGCGAACACCGAAGTGCGTGCGTTCAACCAACAGATCCTGCCTGCCGCACAGAGCGCGGTCGACAGCGCCACCCGTGGCTTCGAGATGGGCAAGTTCAACTTTCTCGATGTGCTCGACGCCCAGCGTACCTTGATCGCGGCCCGCACCCAGTACCTCGCGGCGACGGCCCAGGCCACCGATGCCTGGGTGCGTATCGAACGAATTTACGGCGACCTCGCCCGGTTTTGA
- a CDS encoding efflux RND transporter periplasmic adaptor subunit, whose amino-acid sequence MNKKHGMALAVALGLLLSGLAHAEEEEGKLELTEQQIQAAGIQLAQAQPRSISTVLTLPGEVRFDEDRTSHIVPRAAGVVEAVNVNLGQSVKKGELLAVIASQQISDQRSELAASQRRVELARTTFERERQLWQDKISAEQDYLLARQTLQEAEIALNNARQKMTALSGSAVLAGGNRYELRAPFAGVVVEKHLGVGEVVSETSNAFTLSDLSQVWVTFGVFPKDLNKVRVGKPVKVSSTEMGTEVLGTVAYVGNLLGEQTRTATVRVTVPNPDDAWRPGLFVAVQVATDTYQAKVTVPQAAIQTVEDKPSVFVRTADGFITRHLELGVSENGYVEVRQGLEAGAQVATAGSFILKSELGKGSAEHAH is encoded by the coding sequence ATGAACAAAAAACATGGCATGGCGCTCGCCGTCGCCTTGGGCCTGCTGCTATCGGGCTTGGCCCACGCCGAGGAAGAAGAAGGCAAACTTGAACTCACCGAGCAGCAGATCCAGGCCGCCGGTATTCAACTGGCCCAGGCTCAGCCGCGCTCGATTAGCACGGTGCTGACGCTGCCCGGCGAGGTGCGTTTTGATGAAGACCGTACCTCCCACATCGTGCCCCGTGCTGCGGGTGTGGTGGAAGCGGTGAACGTCAATCTGGGCCAGTCGGTAAAAAAAGGCGAGCTGTTGGCGGTGATCGCCAGCCAGCAGATTTCCGACCAGCGCAGTGAGTTGGCGGCCAGCCAGCGCCGGGTCGAACTGGCGCGTACCACCTTTGAGCGCGAGCGCCAGTTGTGGCAGGACAAAATCTCCGCCGAGCAGGATTACCTGCTGGCGCGGCAAACCCTGCAAGAAGCCGAAATCGCCCTGAACAATGCCCGGCAAAAGATGACCGCCCTCAGCGGCAGCGCAGTTCTGGCCGGTGGCAATCGCTATGAACTGCGGGCGCCGTTCGCCGGGGTGGTGGTGGAAAAACACTTGGGCGTGGGCGAGGTGGTCAGTGAAACCAGCAACGCGTTCACGCTCTCGGACCTGTCTCAAGTGTGGGTCACCTTCGGTGTCTTTCCCAAGGACTTGAACAAGGTCCGTGTAGGCAAACCCGTAAAAGTCAGCTCGACGGAAATGGGCACCGAAGTGCTGGGCACCGTGGCGTATGTCGGCAACTTGCTCGGCGAGCAAACGCGCACCGCCACCGTGCGTGTGACGGTGCCCAACCCCGACGACGCCTGGCGTCCTGGTTTATTCGTGGCCGTGCAGGTCGCCACCGATACCTACCAGGCCAAGGTCACCGTGCCGCAAGCTGCGATCCAGACCGTCGAGGACAAACCCTCGGTGTTCGTACGCACCGCAGACGGCTTTATCACCCGTCATCTTGAACTGGGCGTCAGTGAAAACGGCTACGTCGAAGTGCGTCAGGGCCTGGAGGCCGGTGCGCAAGTGGCGACGGCTGGCAGCTTCATCCTCAAGTCCGAACTGGGCAAAGGCTCGGCCGAACACGCCCATTGA